One Oncorhynchus kisutch isolate 150728-3 linkage group LG11, Okis_V2, whole genome shotgun sequence genomic region harbors:
- the nub1 gene encoding NEDD8 ultimate buster 1 isoform X3 → MAELHIQEKLVNLLNQGNIQLRNPPYTTDDSEAGQQSLQKLAVNYAPIVCISVSEVASALESLRSQAVKSGMGNKTYGETCVELFLPKDLKKYTKKNNYLETQLDVLAQDIMDRITEQYGLKYIQLIFKGKTLTPEKRLDEQNVKNKSKMMVLRVSVPERKNQMLAVEEEKKTQDQSVQRTQRGFQILSERDGTDDPATTPFLEIADQKGNPLKIPHSKKKALILAMGFHEKGRALMKRKQYETALGHLVQADDQFVKCGSKLLNTVDNYAVLQLDIVWCYRALEALSYLDDGKRRLQIAEDCFHNCYGDQQQRLMKIKGNTRGEEVLFLRLYLLQSILAHMAEDLYERLCLDPGEIKALKDLGFSEQEARLGLRACHGNVGEATLHITHRRQEREEMKQKESEKRRMCVEGLATLRALGYSKKDAAWALLQTEGDVDGAYRMLLDSAAITNNTELPISQSKVEQLTYPGFEPEGATQLLQDNQVVLPPELLSPSPASSLSEEPSTTSESAGSGSQGEAPTDVDLVNEVLEDIPIHEEDYLDLTLEEESEVIDKMKSYLYKKCASSS, encoded by the exons ATGGCGGAGCTACATATTCAGGAAAAGCTGGTAAATCTTTTAAATCAAGGTAATATTCAGCTCAGGAATCCACCTTACACAACAGATGACAGCGAGGCAGGACAGCAATCTCTTCAG AAGCTTGCAGTGAACTATGCCCCCATTGTGTGCATCTCTGTGTCTGAAGTGGCCAGTGCCTTGGAGAGCCTCCGATCCCAGGCAGTAAAGAGTGGAATGGGGAACAAGACCTACGGAGAGACATGTGTGGAACTCTTTCTGCCTAAAGACTTGAAAAAG TATACCAAGAAGAATAACTATTTGGAGACACAACTGGATGTCCTTGCTCAAGATATCATGGATAG GATTACTGAACAATATGGACTTAAATACATCCAGTTAATTTTTAAAGGGAAGACACTGACTCCTG AGAAGCGTCTGGATGAACAGAATGTGAAGAACAAAAGTAAGATGATGGTTCTGCGGGTGAGCGTGCCAGAGAGGAAGAACCAGATGTTggcggtggaggaggagaagaaaacgCAGGACCAGAGTGTCCAGAGAACCCAGAGGGGCTTCCAGATCCTATCAGAGAGAG ATGGCACCGATGATCCAGCCACGACTCCATTCCTAGAGATTGCTGATCAGAAGGGGAACCCCCTGAAAATACCTCACAGTAAAAAAAAG GCTCTGATTTTAGCCATGGGGTTCCATGAGAAAGGCCGTGCTCTGATGAAGAGGAAACAGTATGAAACTGCTCTGGGCCACCTGGTGCAAGCTGACGACCAgtttgt TAAGTGTGGCTCCAAGCTCTTGAACACAGTGGACAACTATGCAGTACTGCAGCTGGACATCGTGTGGTGCTACCGAGCCTTGGAGGCCCTGTCCTATCTGGATGATGGCAAGCGGAGGCTGCAGATTGCCGAGGACTGCTTTCACAATTGCTACGGAGACCAGCAGCAGAGGCTCATGAAGATCAAG GGaaacaccagaggagaggaggtgctGTTCCTCAGGCTGTACCTCCTGCAGAGCATACTGGCGCACATG GCTGAGGATCTGTATGAGCGTCTGTGTCTGGACCCAGGGGAGATAAAAGCGCTGAAGGATCTGGGGTTCTCTGAGCAGGAAGCCCGTCTGGGTCTGAGGGCCTGCCATGGCAACGTAGGCGAGGCCACGCTGCACATCACCCATAGGAGACAG gagagggaggagatgaaacagaaggagagtgagaagaggaggatgtgTGTGGAGGGCCTGGCTACCCTCAGAGCGCTGGGTTACTCCAAGAAAGACGCTGCCTGGGCCCTCCTTCAGACAGAAGGAGACGTGGACGGAGCCTACAGG ATGCTTCTAGATTCTGCTGCTATAACCAACAACACAGAGCTCCCCATAAGTCAATCCAAGGTTGAGCAG CTGACATATCCAGGTTTTGAGCCGGAGGGGGCCACCCAGCTGCTGCAGGACAACCAGGTGGTCCTGCCCCCAGAACTGCTGTCCCCCTCTCCCGCCTCCTCACTGTCCGAGGAGCCCAGCACCACCTCTGAGTCCGCAG GTTCTGGGAGCCAAGGGGAGGCCCCTACGGACGTCGACCTGGTGAATGAGGTGCTGGAGGACATCCCTATACACGAAGAGGACTACCTGGACCTGACCCTGGAGGAGGAGAGCGAGGTCATAGACAAGATGAAGTCATACCTCTACAAGAAATGTGCCTCCTCCAGCTAA
- the nub1 gene encoding NEDD8 ultimate buster 1 isoform X2, which yields MAELHIQEKLVNLLNQGNIQLRNPPYTTDDSEAGQQSLQKLAVNYAPIVCISVSEVASALESLRSQAVKSGMGNKTYGETCVELFLPKDLKKYTKKNNYLETQLDVLAQDIMDRITEQYGLKYIQLIFKGKTLTPEKRLDEQNVKNKSKMMVLRVSVPERKNQMLAVEEEKKTQDQSVQRTQRGFQILSERDGTDDPATTPFLEIADQKGNPLKIPHSKKKALILAMGFHEKGRALMKRKQYETALGHLVQADDQFVKCGSKLLNTVDNYAVLQLDIVWCYRALEALSYLDDGKRRLQIAEDCFHNCYGDQQQRLMKIKGNTRGEEVLFLRLYLLQSILAHMVGNERQATQKLKQAEDLYERLCLDPGEIKALKDLGFSEQEARLGLRACHGNVGEATLHITHRRQEREEMKQKESEKRRMCVEGLATLRALGYSKKDAAWALLQTEGDVDGAYRMLLDSAAITNNTELPISQSKVEQVTSLNQVVLPPELLSPSPASSLSEEPSTTSESAGSGSQGEAPTDVDLVNEVLEDIPIHEEDYLDLTLEEESEVIDKMKSYLYKKCASSS from the exons ATGGCGGAGCTACATATTCAGGAAAAGCTGGTAAATCTTTTAAATCAAGGTAATATTCAGCTCAGGAATCCACCTTACACAACAGATGACAGCGAGGCAGGACAGCAATCTCTTCAG AAGCTTGCAGTGAACTATGCCCCCATTGTGTGCATCTCTGTGTCTGAAGTGGCCAGTGCCTTGGAGAGCCTCCGATCCCAGGCAGTAAAGAGTGGAATGGGGAACAAGACCTACGGAGAGACATGTGTGGAACTCTTTCTGCCTAAAGACTTGAAAAAG TATACCAAGAAGAATAACTATTTGGAGACACAACTGGATGTCCTTGCTCAAGATATCATGGATAG GATTACTGAACAATATGGACTTAAATACATCCAGTTAATTTTTAAAGGGAAGACACTGACTCCTG AGAAGCGTCTGGATGAACAGAATGTGAAGAACAAAAGTAAGATGATGGTTCTGCGGGTGAGCGTGCCAGAGAGGAAGAACCAGATGTTggcggtggaggaggagaagaaaacgCAGGACCAGAGTGTCCAGAGAACCCAGAGGGGCTTCCAGATCCTATCAGAGAGAG ATGGCACCGATGATCCAGCCACGACTCCATTCCTAGAGATTGCTGATCAGAAGGGGAACCCCCTGAAAATACCTCACAGTAAAAAAAAG GCTCTGATTTTAGCCATGGGGTTCCATGAGAAAGGCCGTGCTCTGATGAAGAGGAAACAGTATGAAACTGCTCTGGGCCACCTGGTGCAAGCTGACGACCAgtttgt TAAGTGTGGCTCCAAGCTCTTGAACACAGTGGACAACTATGCAGTACTGCAGCTGGACATCGTGTGGTGCTACCGAGCCTTGGAGGCCCTGTCCTATCTGGATGATGGCAAGCGGAGGCTGCAGATTGCCGAGGACTGCTTTCACAATTGCTACGGAGACCAGCAGCAGAGGCTCATGAAGATCAAG GGaaacaccagaggagaggaggtgctGTTCCTCAGGCTGTACCTCCTGCAGAGCATACTGGCGCACATGGTTGGTAACGAGCGCCAGGCCACACAGAAGCTTAAGCAG GCTGAGGATCTGTATGAGCGTCTGTGTCTGGACCCAGGGGAGATAAAAGCGCTGAAGGATCTGGGGTTCTCTGAGCAGGAAGCCCGTCTGGGTCTGAGGGCCTGCCATGGCAACGTAGGCGAGGCCACGCTGCACATCACCCATAGGAGACAG gagagggaggagatgaaacagaaggagagtgagaagaggaggatgtgTGTGGAGGGCCTGGCTACCCTCAGAGCGCTGGGTTACTCCAAGAAAGACGCTGCCTGGGCCCTCCTTCAGACAGAAGGAGACGTGGACGGAGCCTACAGG ATGCTTCTAGATTCTGCTGCTATAACCAACAACACAGAGCTCCCCATAAGTCAATCCAAGGTTGAGCAGGTAACAagcct CAACCAGGTGGTCCTGCCCCCAGAACTGCTGTCCCCCTCTCCCGCCTCCTCACTGTCCGAGGAGCCCAGCACCACCTCTGAGTCCGCAG GTTCTGGGAGCCAAGGGGAGGCCCCTACGGACGTCGACCTGGTGAATGAGGTGCTGGAGGACATCCCTATACACGAAGAGGACTACCTGGACCTGACCCTGGAGGAGGAGAGCGAGGTCATAGACAAGATGAAGTCATACCTCTACAAGAAATGTGCCTCCTCCAGCTAA
- the nub1 gene encoding NEDD8 ultimate buster 1 isoform X1, producing the protein MAELHIQEKLVNLLNQGNIQLRNPPYTTDDSEAGQQSLQKLAVNYAPIVCISVSEVASALESLRSQAVKSGMGNKTYGETCVELFLPKDLKKYTKKNNYLETQLDVLAQDIMDRITEQYGLKYIQLIFKGKTLTPEKRLDEQNVKNKSKMMVLRVSVPERKNQMLAVEEEKKTQDQSVQRTQRGFQILSERDGTDDPATTPFLEIADQKGNPLKIPHSKKKALILAMGFHEKGRALMKRKQYETALGHLVQADDQFVKCGSKLLNTVDNYAVLQLDIVWCYRALEALSYLDDGKRRLQIAEDCFHNCYGDQQQRLMKIKGNTRGEEVLFLRLYLLQSILAHMVGNERQATQKLKQAEDLYERLCLDPGEIKALKDLGFSEQEARLGLRACHGNVGEATLHITHRRQEREEMKQKESEKRRMCVEGLATLRALGYSKKDAAWALLQTEGDVDGAYRMLLDSAAITNNTELPISQSKVEQLTYPGFEPEGATQLLQDNQVVLPPELLSPSPASSLSEEPSTTSESAGSGSQGEAPTDVDLVNEVLEDIPIHEEDYLDLTLEEESEVIDKMKSYLYKKCASSS; encoded by the exons ATGGCGGAGCTACATATTCAGGAAAAGCTGGTAAATCTTTTAAATCAAGGTAATATTCAGCTCAGGAATCCACCTTACACAACAGATGACAGCGAGGCAGGACAGCAATCTCTTCAG AAGCTTGCAGTGAACTATGCCCCCATTGTGTGCATCTCTGTGTCTGAAGTGGCCAGTGCCTTGGAGAGCCTCCGATCCCAGGCAGTAAAGAGTGGAATGGGGAACAAGACCTACGGAGAGACATGTGTGGAACTCTTTCTGCCTAAAGACTTGAAAAAG TATACCAAGAAGAATAACTATTTGGAGACACAACTGGATGTCCTTGCTCAAGATATCATGGATAG GATTACTGAACAATATGGACTTAAATACATCCAGTTAATTTTTAAAGGGAAGACACTGACTCCTG AGAAGCGTCTGGATGAACAGAATGTGAAGAACAAAAGTAAGATGATGGTTCTGCGGGTGAGCGTGCCAGAGAGGAAGAACCAGATGTTggcggtggaggaggagaagaaaacgCAGGACCAGAGTGTCCAGAGAACCCAGAGGGGCTTCCAGATCCTATCAGAGAGAG ATGGCACCGATGATCCAGCCACGACTCCATTCCTAGAGATTGCTGATCAGAAGGGGAACCCCCTGAAAATACCTCACAGTAAAAAAAAG GCTCTGATTTTAGCCATGGGGTTCCATGAGAAAGGCCGTGCTCTGATGAAGAGGAAACAGTATGAAACTGCTCTGGGCCACCTGGTGCAAGCTGACGACCAgtttgt TAAGTGTGGCTCCAAGCTCTTGAACACAGTGGACAACTATGCAGTACTGCAGCTGGACATCGTGTGGTGCTACCGAGCCTTGGAGGCCCTGTCCTATCTGGATGATGGCAAGCGGAGGCTGCAGATTGCCGAGGACTGCTTTCACAATTGCTACGGAGACCAGCAGCAGAGGCTCATGAAGATCAAG GGaaacaccagaggagaggaggtgctGTTCCTCAGGCTGTACCTCCTGCAGAGCATACTGGCGCACATGGTTGGTAACGAGCGCCAGGCCACACAGAAGCTTAAGCAG GCTGAGGATCTGTATGAGCGTCTGTGTCTGGACCCAGGGGAGATAAAAGCGCTGAAGGATCTGGGGTTCTCTGAGCAGGAAGCCCGTCTGGGTCTGAGGGCCTGCCATGGCAACGTAGGCGAGGCCACGCTGCACATCACCCATAGGAGACAG gagagggaggagatgaaacagaaggagagtgagaagaggaggatgtgTGTGGAGGGCCTGGCTACCCTCAGAGCGCTGGGTTACTCCAAGAAAGACGCTGCCTGGGCCCTCCTTCAGACAGAAGGAGACGTGGACGGAGCCTACAGG ATGCTTCTAGATTCTGCTGCTATAACCAACAACACAGAGCTCCCCATAAGTCAATCCAAGGTTGAGCAG CTGACATATCCAGGTTTTGAGCCGGAGGGGGCCACCCAGCTGCTGCAGGACAACCAGGTGGTCCTGCCCCCAGAACTGCTGTCCCCCTCTCCCGCCTCCTCACTGTCCGAGGAGCCCAGCACCACCTCTGAGTCCGCAG GTTCTGGGAGCCAAGGGGAGGCCCCTACGGACGTCGACCTGGTGAATGAGGTGCTGGAGGACATCCCTATACACGAAGAGGACTACCTGGACCTGACCCTGGAGGAGGAGAGCGAGGTCATAGACAAGATGAAGTCATACCTCTACAAGAAATGTGCCTCCTCCAGCTAA
- the nub1 gene encoding NEDD8 ultimate buster 1 isoform X4 yields MGNKTYGETCVELFLPKDLKKYTKKNNYLETQLDVLAQDIMDRITEQYGLKYIQLIFKGKTLTPEKRLDEQNVKNKSKMMVLRVSVPERKNQMLAVEEEKKTQDQSVQRTQRGFQILSERDGTDDPATTPFLEIADQKGNPLKIPHSKKKALILAMGFHEKGRALMKRKQYETALGHLVQADDQFVKCGSKLLNTVDNYAVLQLDIVWCYRALEALSYLDDGKRRLQIAEDCFHNCYGDQQQRLMKIKGNTRGEEVLFLRLYLLQSILAHMVGNERQATQKLKQAEDLYERLCLDPGEIKALKDLGFSEQEARLGLRACHGNVGEATLHITHRRQEREEMKQKESEKRRMCVEGLATLRALGYSKKDAAWALLQTEGDVDGAYRMLLDSAAITNNTELPISQSKVEQLTYPGFEPEGATQLLQDNQVVLPPELLSPSPASSLSEEPSTTSESAGSGSQGEAPTDVDLVNEVLEDIPIHEEDYLDLTLEEESEVIDKMKSYLYKKCASSS; encoded by the exons ATGGGGAACAAGACCTACGGAGAGACATGTGTGGAACTCTTTCTGCCTAAAGACTTGAAAAAG TATACCAAGAAGAATAACTATTTGGAGACACAACTGGATGTCCTTGCTCAAGATATCATGGATAG GATTACTGAACAATATGGACTTAAATACATCCAGTTAATTTTTAAAGGGAAGACACTGACTCCTG AGAAGCGTCTGGATGAACAGAATGTGAAGAACAAAAGTAAGATGATGGTTCTGCGGGTGAGCGTGCCAGAGAGGAAGAACCAGATGTTggcggtggaggaggagaagaaaacgCAGGACCAGAGTGTCCAGAGAACCCAGAGGGGCTTCCAGATCCTATCAGAGAGAG ATGGCACCGATGATCCAGCCACGACTCCATTCCTAGAGATTGCTGATCAGAAGGGGAACCCCCTGAAAATACCTCACAGTAAAAAAAAG GCTCTGATTTTAGCCATGGGGTTCCATGAGAAAGGCCGTGCTCTGATGAAGAGGAAACAGTATGAAACTGCTCTGGGCCACCTGGTGCAAGCTGACGACCAgtttgt TAAGTGTGGCTCCAAGCTCTTGAACACAGTGGACAACTATGCAGTACTGCAGCTGGACATCGTGTGGTGCTACCGAGCCTTGGAGGCCCTGTCCTATCTGGATGATGGCAAGCGGAGGCTGCAGATTGCCGAGGACTGCTTTCACAATTGCTACGGAGACCAGCAGCAGAGGCTCATGAAGATCAAG GGaaacaccagaggagaggaggtgctGTTCCTCAGGCTGTACCTCCTGCAGAGCATACTGGCGCACATGGTTGGTAACGAGCGCCAGGCCACACAGAAGCTTAAGCAG GCTGAGGATCTGTATGAGCGTCTGTGTCTGGACCCAGGGGAGATAAAAGCGCTGAAGGATCTGGGGTTCTCTGAGCAGGAAGCCCGTCTGGGTCTGAGGGCCTGCCATGGCAACGTAGGCGAGGCCACGCTGCACATCACCCATAGGAGACAG gagagggaggagatgaaacagaaggagagtgagaagaggaggatgtgTGTGGAGGGCCTGGCTACCCTCAGAGCGCTGGGTTACTCCAAGAAAGACGCTGCCTGGGCCCTCCTTCAGACAGAAGGAGACGTGGACGGAGCCTACAGG ATGCTTCTAGATTCTGCTGCTATAACCAACAACACAGAGCTCCCCATAAGTCAATCCAAGGTTGAGCAG CTGACATATCCAGGTTTTGAGCCGGAGGGGGCCACCCAGCTGCTGCAGGACAACCAGGTGGTCCTGCCCCCAGAACTGCTGTCCCCCTCTCCCGCCTCCTCACTGTCCGAGGAGCCCAGCACCACCTCTGAGTCCGCAG GTTCTGGGAGCCAAGGGGAGGCCCCTACGGACGTCGACCTGGTGAATGAGGTGCTGGAGGACATCCCTATACACGAAGAGGACTACCTGGACCTGACCCTGGAGGAGGAGAGCGAGGTCATAGACAAGATGAAGTCATACCTCTACAAGAAATGTGCCTCCTCCAGCTAA
- the LOC109899317 gene encoding uncharacterized protein C9orf152 — translation MLSCCCSNSTCSWEHIRSRSRSETANGDVNDLVEEADQSEIVADLTRMDIALLTEQYNLTKEKQKRQTLVVLFRQVSTDDAAEISGQALVNVVPVNQEMKSKHERKRSVSESENDFVGGLERAPWRKPLGIHRQANVIITPHTNPRITGSNSSFTSLSEDFPETSSEKVLGDSISIHPVELSTSNSSSGSRKFSAPAILSRQLSFGGQRPPLLSSCPHHHYPFPQRKGPKKSEAARRLGMYSSF, via the exons atgttgTCGTGCTGCTGTTCCAATTCGACGTGTTCCTGGGAACATATAAGATCCCGGAGTCGTAGTGAAACAGCCAACGGCGACGTGAATGATTTGGTCGAGGAAGCGGACCAAAGCGAAATTGTGGCGGACCTAACCAGGATGGACATTGCACTTTTGACGGAACAGTACAACTTGACTAAAGAGAAACAAAAGCGCCAGACCCTGGTGGTTTTATTCAGACAAG TATCAACTGATGATGCAGCAGAAATCAGTGGGCAAGCCCTGGTCAATGTAGTCCCAGTCAACCAGGAGATGAAGAGCAAACACGAGAGGAAGAGGTCGGTCTCAGAGTCTGAGAATGACTTTGTTGGGGGCCTGGAGAGAGCCCCATGGCGCAAACCCTTGGGTATCCACCGACAAGCCAACGTCATTATAACACCACATACAAACCCCAGAATCACGGGCAGTAATTCAAGTTTTACATCGCTGTCTGAAGACTTTCCTGAGACGTCCAGTGAGAAGGTCTTGGGGGATTCTATTTCTATCCATCCTGTAGAGTTGAGTACCAGTAACAGCAGTTCAGGCTCCAGGAAGTTCTCAGCCCCAGCCATTTTGTCCAGACAACTGAGTTTTGGGGGGCAGCGGccgcctcttctctcctcttgccCCCATCACCACTACCCCTTCCCCCAAAGAAAAGGACCCAAGAAGTCGGAAGCTGCTAGGAGACTTGGGATGTACTCATCATTCTGA